The region ctataatttcttgtcttttgccttTCTCCATTAgtaccctccccaccatccaagGCATCCtgaaaaggtggtgcctcaggaaaacagcattcatcattaaggacctttgcCATTCCGAATacgccctctcctcattgctaccaccaggaaggaaggccaggagcctgaagacccacaatcaGCGTTTTGGGAACAGATTCTAACccacccatcagatttctgaacagttcatgaaaaTTACCTCACTATATCCCTCTTTTGCATCACTTAtaaatttgtttgtttattattgtaacaTAATTTTTCTGTCTTGCACACTATACTACTGTCACAAAATAactaatttcatggcatatgtcaatAATAATAAGCTTGATCGTGATTATATTATTTATGGAATATCTTGTGACTGATAATGTAAATGTGTAATACATGTTTGCTTAAAAATGCTTTTCTATGTGTTCCCCACTTGTGTAATAATTAGCCTTTTAAGAACAACAGTGAGATTTTAAGAGATTATATTTTTACCTGATCTGTGCTCAGTTCCCTCTGCAACCTGGAATAAATATGTTACTTCTGGTAATCCCCTGCTAATCTGAGAAACTATAGTGTTGTTGCATGCACCAGTCCCTCATGCCACAGAATTGCCTGTTGCAGCTGACCAgcgggggagatgtcagagatggtCTGTGAGAGAGCAGAGGCACATGGGCACGCTGGAGTCCATGCTGCACTGGGGACTGGCCCGCTCATTggagctgccctccagtgtttgctcagtggaagacaagctggattgcattccTCTGCAGCTGCACTAGTGCACTGAGAACTGCTGTGTGCTTTttcttacagaaacatggctccaggacaacattacATGCACCATCAAactacaggccatgacactcatgGACTATATTTTTGTGACTTGTTCTGCTATTGTAGTTATATgggtgtgctgtgtgtgactgttggtctTGTATTTTTCACCTTAGCcacagaggaacgctgtttcatttgtctgtattcatgtgtatgggtgaatgacaattgaacttgaataaTACATACTGACAGCACAAGTGGAAACATCAGCTAGTGACCCTGAATTTGTCAATCATATATCTAAGAGGAGAAACACTATCTTTACACtacatatttaaattaaattttgaAGTAAATTGATCTGGTGTTGATGTAATGGCATTGAGAAGGTTTTCTCAGAGATACTTCAACATGAAAACGATTTTGGCAAATCTAATTGTAAAGGGAATGCAGAGGGAAAGATAATATATAATTTTTATTGCAATGTGACCTGCAGTTGATTGACCAATCAGTGATAAATGGTACTGCAGCACATCTGCCTGACAAGATTATTAGTAAATGTATTCTGTTGTAAACACTGCTTTAATTCGATATTTGGAATGAAGGTATTGAGAGCTATGACCCATAAGAAACTGCTTTAAAGGATTTTTATGCAAGAAGAGTTTCAGTAAAAATATAAATCCTGAATCCCAAATTACCATTTCCTTGATGTATATAAAAcactaaaatattaaatgaaaacacaaaatgctggcagatctcagcaggccagacagcatctatgggaggagatagtgacgacgtttcgggccgaaacccttcatcaggagtgactgcagcatctgcagattcacttgtgttgcctttGAAATATTAAATGACCTCATATTACAGATATAACAAAATCCTTCATATTGTGTGGATTTTTAGGGCATAGAAAAGCTCggaagtggtggtgaagagaTTTGTATGACATCAGTGGCTCTCAGTAGTACTCTCCGGTTAGATTTTGAAGTGACTGAAGTGTCAGCGTAACTATGTGCCTTGTACTTCCATGATTTTGTTTTGCAAGAAGCTGTGGGACTTGTACATTGGTTCCATGCTGAGGTAGCACCTTCAGTGTTGGGTTCAACAGCAGGGTAGGGTTCTTGTTCATCTCCATAATGTTCAGCTACATTAACTGATTCTTTAGTCTGACAGCAGATGCCTGGATAACCACCTTCTCTTCCAGTCGTGACATCAGGCTGCAATCTTGGGGGAATTCCTTGTAGCTTTTGTTTCTTGTATAAGTCTATATGTGACTCAGGGTTTCTAGCTTGTGAAATTGTTGCCTCTGCGATTTCTAGCTGTGATTCTAGAGGCTGCTGCTCTTGCACAATTGCGACTGACACAGCTGTGCTGACTGAGTCACAGGCATGCTGGAAGATATTTCTGTACTGGTTATCCCCCCGTTCCTCCTCTTTTGACTCGGTCTCTGGCGGTGTTTGAGTTCTGGTGGAGGATGCTGACTCTGAGCTGTGTTGAATCTTCTTCAGCTTTTGCTTTTCACAGGAGTCGGTGAAAGGCTGCAAACCTCCGATTTGTGAACTGGCAGTTTTCTCTGTGTTTATATTCTGAATTTGCAGACATTGGTCCTCATTGTATGTCCTTTGATTATCTTCTTTCTTTCCTATTAATCTATTTTGAGGGAAGATTGGAATTTTAGATAAATCAGGCTCGGAATTTTGTGTGGCTTCTTTCATTGATTTATTTTCGCTCAAGTAGACAATAGGTTTGAAGCTCTCTATTTCTGAAATTGAACTTTCCACCTTTTTTGACAATGTTTGTGGAGAAAGTCCCTTTGTCATGGCATTGTGATCTTTATCGTCAATAGCAAACTGATTAGACTGATGGAGCAATTTGTACTCTTCATCCCCTTGAATATTTTCATGCCGTTTATCATTTGGCAGTATTGGAATTCCTGTAGAGAAAGCGTCTTTTAGCTTTAGCGAAGTATTTTTTTGTGAGGGTTTCTTAGATGTGTCAGAGAATAATTCTAGGCTCGATGCTGATGGTTTTGTTGTTTCCTCTGTACCACCTTTCACTGTTTGTGGTGGATTTCCCTCCATGTTACTTTTCATGGTCTGCAGTAGAGAGTGAGGAAAATCAATAACTTCATTGGTATCTCTTGAAGAGAACGACGAGCCTGTAATTAATTTGTGTGGAGGATGCTTCTGATCTAGACTTATAGCGCCATTTTTATTACTGGTTTGAATCTCATTGTGGATGGTCAACTTAGTCAATTTATCAGCTGGGATTTCTGTATCTGAGTATAATATTTCAGCAACAGTTTGCACCGATGGTTCAGGTAAAGTAACTTTGTTCTCATTTGAAGAATCTAGTTGCATGTCCACATTAGCTTCTCCGGCAGACTCTGAAAATGTGTCATTGGATTTGTCTGTAAGAAATACCTGCTTCCCAGTAGACTCCAGAGAGTTTGAACAAAGCTCTGTGGTACTGTTCTCCATAGTGGACTGTTTAAGAGTAGTATCTTCATTGTTAAGAATTGCAGGTTCACATTCTTGCTGAACACCCAAATCTATAGTTTTGTGCATTTTGGTAAAGTTATCTACCATGGAAAATTCAGGACCGGTACTGTGAGGTTGTGGAAATGAGGCATCATTTTCAGTAGTTGGTTTTCCCTGATTACCATCTACCTTTTGAACTTCTGGCGTTTCATGTTTCTGTTCAGCCATCAAGTCCAAACCATTATGCATTTCAGTGAAGTTGGTGTCTCTTTTGTCCACTATGGGAAGATTCTCTGCAACACCTTTCACATCTGCAGCAGTGTTACGTTCTCCTGAAACTGTTTTTGTCTTGGATACAGGAAGTTCTAGTTTCTCCAATTTATTCTGAAAATCAGTCTTTGTAAACCTTGACTGTAGGAGCTGAAATCTAGTTGGTCGAAGTTTTCCTTCAGTTTTCGAGGCTTTTTCTTCAACGCTGTTCTGCTTTGTAGCAAATATATTTGTTAACCCGACAGAATTGTCAGCGCTTGTTTTTTTCACCTTTTCCAGATGAGCTATGTAATTGATCAGGTTGTTAATTTCATCAGATGTGCGCTTGTTCACGAATGTTCTGGCAATTTGACACACATCTATACTCTCATCTCTCTGAGTGCAATCTGCACCGTGACACAAGGATCTGCAACAAAATAATGAGTGACTGACTAACTAGATTTGAATAAATGAAAAATAACAAGATATGGATGAGAATTAAATGGTTAGCAGAAAACAAATTACATTGCAGGAAAATGTAGAAATAGCAGCAGAGAAAGTAGAACAAACTATGGCTTTTTCTGCAAATAACCACAAATAAAAGAGATATTAGAGATGGGATTGTTAGGGATAGTCAAAGTCTATAACATAGTAAATAAACATTCTTGAAAATGTAACTAACATTATCAGCAAGACAATAAAGTTTTTTCCAGGCTTGTTTGATTTCATTTCATACCGTTAAGTATTGTTTATTACCTTTTGTAAGTGTTTTATGGGAATTTACACATAATGTTACTTTCTTTTTGATTGTTAATATCAATTTTTGAATAAAACATTTGTTATCCCTCAGGGTATGTAAATATGTGCCCAGGGTCCTAAATGGAAAACACTTAACTATAACATAAATCAGAAGTGAAAATGGTTATTATCCATCAAGGAAGACTCATAAAGTTACCTATTAAAACTGCTGTAAATTACTGCACCAGCTGCCATATATACTATACATGCAGTTAAAAAGGCCTTATTTTTGGTTTTATCCTGAGACTTTGAATGATTTCCATGTGAACTGGACTTACCTATCTGTGGTAGCAATGTAGTACAGCTGTCTCCCCAATAGTTCGAGGTGGCCTCTGAACTCCAAATTCTGGTAAAGACTTAGAGGAACACTGTCAAATCCAAAGAGAATTCCATAGAGGGACCCTGCAATGGCGCCTGTCACAGCACTCTCTCCTATTAAAAGGGGCATAATGAAAACCATAACATGAAATGAATAATACTGTTGTTTAAATAATAAAGTTTTTTATAATTACAGTATGTTTTCTAAGTGAGGTAATCAAGCCATTCTAGCATAGATTTTTTTTGTGGTTATATTTAGATTTGGCAATTGCTTGCAATTGATTGTCATTAAAATATTTAATCCATTTTGGAGTTTTCATAttttctaaagaaagaaaaatttcAATATTGATTACTTAACTAGGGCCAAAGACCATCCCAAAGTCTGCAATGCACCAAGAAAGAGTTAATTTTAGATTTAGAAATAGATAATTTGTCAGTCCCTCCTTATTTATACCACTTGAAATCTTTTATTGTTGTAATCAGTTAGCCTGATTTGAAACAAAATGATAGCAGTTTAGAAAATATTTATTCAAAATTGTAATTCATTCTTACCCCTATGAAACATGGCTGAATAACACAGCTTCTCCCAGTCACTACCAGCAAACAAGAGTGCATCATAAGCAATCAATGTTGTTTCAAGGCCTTTATCCTTTCCAGTTGATTCCGAATGCCAGCGTCTGAACAGCTGtcatatttatataaaaaaagtccaGTTGTCATTTTCAATCAGCAGTCTATTTCAATGTTGACACTTATTCATAGTAACCTAATATGACGCAATAAAATTTACCACTGTAAATACTTatttttgttttctattttagaaggcaataaagaacatctacAGGTATCAAATCTATTAAAGGTGCAAAAGATTTATACAGTGGTTATGAATTTAAGACAGTAAGCCTAGAAATTGGATCCCATTACTTCATACATTGAAAAACTAATGCAAACACCCATGGTTGCGTCATTCCACACCGGAAATTTGCCAGTACAAAATCCATTTGGGTTGTTTTCCATGATCACCTGATACTGATACTGGGGACTTTCTGAATGTAAATAAAATGAAGCACCAGCTTTAGTCTCCTGGGTGAAAGTGAACTTTGATTGACTGCAGCATGTTCACTATCTGTTGTGATCAGTTTCTTCTTCACTTAAGAGTCAAACCAATGGGCCTTAAAAAGACCACTGGAACTACTACCAAAACAGAGTTATATAGCTTGAAGCAGGCTACTTCGTCCCAGTTTGTGGTGACCAAGATGTCTATctgagctagttccatttgcctacGTTTAACCCATATCCCTCAAAATTGTTTCTAACCATGTACCTGCCTaagtgtcttttaaacattgtaattgtacccaacTCTACAGCTTTCTCTGGTATCTCACCCCATATACCCACCCACATTTGTGTGGCAAAAGTTGCCCTTCAGGACCCTTCTAAACCTATCAATTTTCACCTtaattctgtgtcctctggtagcACACTCCACTTCCTTGGGAAGAAGACTGTAACCATTCACCTTAtctctgcccctcatgattttatatacctgtaTAGGTTTATCAACGAGGCTACTTTGACACAAATGCATTCTCAGAATGAATGAAGTTTGCTGTGAAAGCCTGTATCACTCCTATAACTTTTGAAATTAGGCTACTGATTAAAAAGCTTAAAATTGACATTATTATCACTGAAACAAGTGCATGGACAATGCTCCATGCCCGTCATAACTAGCAGAAGATCAAATAAGGAAAtaatacaagaaaaaaaacatgcaaaattcAAGCATTCCTCTAAATGCTTATGTTGTGGTAGTCACCTTTCCAAATTACACTGGAAATAAAGGCATTGTAAACTGAATAACAGGTATTAAGTAAACCATTATCTGGGAGATAAAGTTCATGAACTGTGTTGGGAGttaattttatagaaacatagaacatagaaatctacagtgcattacaggcccttcggcccacaatgttgtgcggaTGATGTAACCtaccctagaaactgcctagaatttccctactgcattgtcctctatttttctaagctccatgtagctagcTAAGAATCTCTTTAAAAACcctattccacacacccagcactctctgtgtgaaaaacttacctctgacatcccccttgtacctatttccaagcaccttaaaactatgccccctcgtgttagccatctcagccctggaaaaaaaggCTCTGGTcattcacacaatcaatgcccctcatcatcttatcacctctcatcctccgttgctctaaggagaaaaggccaagttcactcaacctattctcataaagcattcacaaacttggccacaaagctatcaattctgtcatccaagtcattaacatataatgtaagaggaagcggccccaacacagtCCATGTATTCATTCCAGGTTAACTAGTGCCGTGGTAGCATAGCACTTAATGCAATGCGGTTACAGCTCAGGCATTACAgtgttctgagttcaattccagcaccgtctgtaaggagtttatacattctccccgtgagccGCATGGGTAtcctccgggtgttctggtttcctcccatagtccaaagacataccagttagtaggttaattgtaaattacaaattatcctgtgattaggttagagttaaataACGAGGTTGCTGGACGATGAGGCTTGTTGGGcgagaagggcctgttcaacgttgtatctctaaataaacaaatgaGTACATTTTTAAAATGATATATCTCTTTTCACTCTTATGTGTAGTAAGAACACCCTTGATAGCCTAACTCTCCTGCCTGTTTGAGTAAACTTTacgtttttttttcagttagtctATTCACTGTAAATTTAGCTTAACAAACTCATTcatctcacagtgtatcagatcTCACTGGGCACACAGGCCATACACTGCAACAGAATGGTATGCTCATTTGGCAGTGACTCAAGTTTCTACACCAGGATGTTTAATGAACAACAGCATATGATCTCCTGTGAAGCCCTAATTCCCTGGGTTAGTGTTTGGCTATGAAAATCAAGTAGAGCGCCCTTCCCTTGTTCACATGTTACTTCGTAGCTGTGAAACTCCCCAGTATTTATCCACTTGTGGTCTGTGCTTTCAGCACTCACGAGGCTTGAGCACCTGCAGTTACAACAGCTAAGGAAGGGAGAAAGGAAACTAATTTTAAGTTGTTTTTAAAGCTTTGAAGTGCCACAAAGTACCAGCAGAaaaatatttatgtatttttgtaGTATATTTAATAGCATTGGTAACTTTAGCCTTGCAATTTACAAGTTTAAAAATAGTGTGCCCCATAAAATAATCAACCCTTGTCAGAGGGGTAAGACAGGCTGTGATGTGAATGTTGTTTGGAAGAGAGTGAAGGTTGTAGCTATTCATACACCTCATCTCTCTGTGTTTTATGTCCGTTTTTAGAAATGTACTCTCATTCGCCAGCCATCAGCCAAGTCACAATGTTCTGCTCATGTTCTGATTAACCTGCCTCATGTCTATATTGATGTCAGCATACGCAGCTTGAAAAGCTACTGCCATTGTGACAACTTGCACAAATCTAATTTCTTGCAGAGTACACTGGCCCAGAGTTCTTGCAGTAACCACGCTCTCCATGTTTCCCAGCATGGATGACTTCACCCACCTCAATTCCGGCCTGATTTGGCAAGAGATCCCCcccatggattcactttcaagaactccacaactcatgtccCCAGTATTATTTTTGTTCTACTCATTTATCTTTCTTTTGTATctgtgcagtttgtcttcttttgcacattggctgtttgtcggtCTTTGATGTGTGTCGTTTCTCACTGATTCTGTTACATTTCCTTGTTCTGCTGTGATCGCCCGAAACGCAAGAAAATGGTGACatttactgtatgtactttgataatacatttactttgaactttgaaggaagTCCTGAGCTAAAAAGGGCCTTACATGTGTAAATTGTATCTCAGTGCATAAAAACCAGAGAAGCATTTTGATAGCTTATGTTCAGAAACTTTCAAAACCTGTAACAATCAAACTATTGAAacataatatattttaaaaaataattaaacatTTAATGACCTAATATTTGACTCTTCCTTGTAGTTAATCCTCTTCATTGAAATCATTTAAAGTGAATTCCCAGCATAAGTGCTGAAGAAATGCAGGGTGTTTGAATTTGTTTATTATATTTGATAGGACCTCATTGACTGAGCAGTGACAGTGAGATACGGTTGTCAAGATGTTTAGCAAGTTCGTGTTTATACATGCAGAGGGAGAAATCCCAAACACCTGATAAACACCTtcacaggcagtgaagaaagctaatggcatgctggcttttataacaagaggaattgagtataggagtaaagaggtccttctgcagctgtccagggccctggtgagaccccacctggagtattgtgtgcagtttcggtctccaaatttgaggaaggacattcttgctattgagggagtgcagcgtaagttcacaaggttaattcccggaatggcgggactgtcatatgttgaaagattggagcgactgggcttgtatacacaggaatttagaaggatgagaggggatctgattgaaacatataagattattaagggattggacacgctggaggcaggaagcatgttcctgctgatgggtgagtccagaactagaggccacagtttaagaataaggggtaggccatttagaacagagatgcggaaaaacattttcacccagagagtggtggatatgtggaatgctctgccccagaaggcagtggaggccaagtctctggatgcattcaagagagagttagatagagctcttatagatagcggggtcaagggatatggggagagggcaggaacggggtactgattgtgtatgatcagccatgatcacagtgaatggcagtgctggctagaagggccaaatggcctactcctgcacctacagtctattgtctattgtctattgatatgaAGGGTGCTGTGGAGGTGGAGAAATGTTAGCCCTTCAACACATAACTACTGACAGTTCTGAGGAAAATCTAGACCATCAATCGGATTTCCTGAATCTAATTAATCAATTTAGGATATATTGATAACATTATTGCAATGAACAAGTAATGTGAATTAACTCACGCTCAGAACAATGACCTGTATAATATGTTTGGGGGAATGcaatactttttttaaatattatttttggTTAAGATGGGAAAAAAGGATATTTTGGCTCATCTAGCAAAGTCAATTATGTTTCAAAATACAAATAGACAATATGTAAGAATTTTAGAGAGATATTTTGAAATGATTAAATAATTTGTATTTGCCTACTGCCTTATTTAATGATTACTGATGATAAAGATGACAGGTAGTCATCTTTATCGAAGcagaacttggacagattgggagaatggacaaagatagatagatagatagatagatactttattcatccccatggggaaattcaacatttttttccaatgtcccatacacttgttgtagcaaaaactcattacatacagtggcagatggaatacagagtaggGAAGTGTTTCGCCAAACActtgcagaaggaataaaggcatagactaatttctaaatggggagcaaactcagaaatcagaggtgcaaagagagttgggagtccttgtgcagaattctctaaaggttaacttgcaggttagcattcatttcaagaggactagaatatcaaagcaagaATGTACTGCaaaggctttgtaaggcattgctcagaccacattttaagtgttgtgagcagttttgcaccccttctctcagaaaggatatgctggcattggagagcatccaagaggagattcacaagagtgAGAGGACTAACGAATGAGGAGAGTTTAATGATTCTGAGATTGTACTCGGTCGAGTTTAAAGAATGAAGGGTATCCCATTGAAACGTAGAATGgaagtggagtggatgtttcctatagcagaggagtctaggacaaaaaggaagaacctcaaaatagaaggatctccctttagaacaaagatgaggaggaatttccttatccAGAGGGaggagaatctgtgaaattcattgccacagatggctatgcaggccatgtcattggatatatttaaaatgaagattgatattgggagaaggcaggaaaatggggttgagagggataataaatcagccatgatggaatagtggagtagcctcaatgggccaaatagccttattgtgctcctatatcttatggtatttgAAAACAAAGATAAGAGAGAATTTCCAAACTCCATCCAATGTttgctcccacatcccaaagacgtgcagATTGGGAGGTTATCTGGCTACTGTTAATTGCCCATAGTGTGGATGCTGTGTTGTGGAGCAaacttgattggccaaatggcctaatttggttttatgtcttatggtctatttctGACTCCAATCATACAAGCAAACACAACTTCCTGACTTGTGGTTGCAACAATAGTGAAACAGTCACTCTTCATATTAATATACTGTGAAACTAACAACAAGTTATGAAGTCTACACCTGTGTAGATAAATGCAGAAATCCAAAGTTGCTGTCAATGGTAACATGCTGTCAAAGAATTATCTACAGTAGCTGTTCAGTTTCCATGATTAAATTGCTGTTGCTTGACGCCAGAGAATCATTGTATTGACAGGAGTATGCACAGtaaacttagtggccactttattcagtacaccagctattattgcaaatatctaatcagcatcaactcaatgcataaaagcttgcagacatggtcaagaggttcatttgttgttcaggccaaacatcagaatggggaagaagtgtgatctaagtgattttgaccatggactgTTAGTTTGTGTCAGATGGGATAGTTTGACTatgtcagaaactgttgatctcctgagattttcatccACAAcgggctctagagtttacagtgaatggtgcaaaaataaaaaaaaaaatccattgagtggcagttctgtggacaaaaatgccttgttaatgagagaggtcagaggtaaATGCCTTGGTTCACACTGACAGGAAAGTGAGAGTAACTTAAATAATCACACTTTACAACAATGGTGCAaagaagagcatctgtgaatgcacaaATCAAACGTTGAAGTGGGTgaaccacagcagcagaagaccggtAACGTAtactcactcagtggccactttgttaggttcTGAGGGGAGCTCATAAAGTGAATGCTGAGTGTTTCCTTAAACTCATTGGTGAGAGCTAAAATTTCACTGCTGACTCCCAGATATAGCACAGAGGGAAATGTTAGCCAAGAAATAAACAAACCTACTACACCTGAAAAATCCAAAACACCGTCATTTTTAATTGGACAAAGATAGTTAACTTAGGAAAGTTTTATATAACTCAAAGGCTTTAAGGTCACTTGGACATATCCCTTCCATTATGAATGAAGCTACAAGCAACTCAGTTACTCATGCAAAAACCCATCTAGGATCTATAATCTACCTCCAAATTAGATTGAACGCTTTTAATTTCTCTTCATTTCTTTCATTCATGATAgcagaaaattatgctggagaaatGTCATTTCATCAGTGGGGCTATTCTTAACATTTGCAAGTTGTTTGGCAATGCAGCTGAGCCCAGCATTGTTAATGCCAGGTGACAGTGCCTGCTGTCGACCAGGGAGATGGAAACCTGTATCAAAATCCCAGTGACACAAAGGCCAATGATGATGCTCCAATTTTAACCATTCTGAAGAAGCC is a window of Hemitrygon akajei chromosome 3, sHemAka1.3, whole genome shotgun sequence DNA encoding:
- the LOC140725592 gene encoding uncharacterized protein isoform X1; this translates as MEKYEAAMVLGALGNAIGYHNVTHECYKAGLKLTESDLLAEIDTMVLKSFQWRAPLDTLMHMATAEALASAWDSIQELCNQAAKRHLLVLHTYQNRHLQAASEGAELRTKIYSSKGCTALKRKEPKFGAAARTMCIGMCYSKAEQLNDLLQASIECGRMTHSYPAGFLGSFCTALFTSFAIQGKPIAQWGWRMMELMPTAEQYCERKMKHFSDYRENWFSFETKWQLYLQQRGIEKNGSDKAIFPKTYNIEERNKLFRRWHSESTGKDKGLETTLIAYDALLFAGSDWEKLCYSAMFHRGESAVTGAIAGSLYGILFGFDSVPLSLYQNLEFRGHLELLGRQLYYIATTDRSLCHGADCTQRDESIDVCQIARTFVNKRTSDEINNLINYIAHLEKVKKTSADNSVGLTNIFATKQNSVEEKASKTEGKLRPTRFQLLQSRFTKTDFQNKLEKLELPVSKTKTVSGERNTAADVKGVAENLPIVDKRDTNFTEMHNGLDLMAEQKHETPEVQKVDGNQGKPTTENDASFPQPHSTGPEFSMVDNFTKMHKTIDLGVQQECEPAILNNEDTTLKQSTMENSTTELCSNSLESTGKQVFLTDKSNDTFSESAGEANVDMQLDSSNENKVTLPEPSVQTVAEILYSDTEIPADKLTKLTIHNEIQTSNKNGAISLDQKHPPHKLITGSSFSSRDTNEVIDFPHSLLQTMKSNMEGNPPQTVKGGTEETTKPSASSLELFSDTSKKPSQKNTSLKLKDAFSTGIPILPNDKRHENIQGDEEYKLLHQSNQFAIDDKDHNAMTKGLSPQTLSKKVESSISEIESFKPIVYLSENKSMKEATQNSEPDLSKIPIFPQNRLIGKKEDNQRTYNEDQCLQIQNINTEKTASSQIGGLQPFTDSCEKQKLKKIQHSSESASSTRTQTPPETESKEEERGDNQYRNIFQHACDSVSTAVSVAIVQEQQPLESQLEIAEATISQARNPESHIDLYKKQKLQGIPPRLQPDVTTGREGGYPGICCQTKESVNVAEHYGDEQEPYPAVEPNTEGATSAWNQCTSPTASCKTKSWKYKAHSYADTSVTSKSNRRVLLRATDVIQISSPPLPSFSMP
- the LOC140725592 gene encoding uncharacterized protein isoform X2, giving the protein MCIGMCYSKAEQLNDLLQASIECGRMTHSYPAGFLGSFCTALFTSFAIQGKPIAQWGWRMMELMPTAEQYCERKMKHFSDYRENWFSFETKWQLYLQQRGIEKNGSDKAIFPKTYNIEERNKLFRRWHSESTGKDKGLETTLIAYDALLFAGSDWEKLCYSAMFHRGESAVTGAIAGSLYGILFGFDSVPLSLYQNLEFRGHLELLGRQLYYIATTDRSLCHGADCTQRDESIDVCQIARTFVNKRTSDEINNLINYIAHLEKVKKTSADNSVGLTNIFATKQNSVEEKASKTEGKLRPTRFQLLQSRFTKTDFQNKLEKLELPVSKTKTVSGERNTAADVKGVAENLPIVDKRDTNFTEMHNGLDLMAEQKHETPEVQKVDGNQGKPTTENDASFPQPHSTGPEFSMVDNFTKMHKTIDLGVQQECEPAILNNEDTTLKQSTMENSTTELCSNSLESTGKQVFLTDKSNDTFSESAGEANVDMQLDSSNENKVTLPEPSVQTVAEILYSDTEIPADKLTKLTIHNEIQTSNKNGAISLDQKHPPHKLITGSSFSSRDTNEVIDFPHSLLQTMKSNMEGNPPQTVKGGTEETTKPSASSLELFSDTSKKPSQKNTSLKLKDAFSTGIPILPNDKRHENIQGDEEYKLLHQSNQFAIDDKDHNAMTKGLSPQTLSKKVESSISEIESFKPIVYLSENKSMKEATQNSEPDLSKIPIFPQNRLIGKKEDNQRTYNEDQCLQIQNINTEKTASSQIGGLQPFTDSCEKQKLKKIQHSSESASSTRTQTPPETESKEEERGDNQYRNIFQHACDSVSTAVSVAIVQEQQPLESQLEIAEATISQARNPESHIDLYKKQKLQGIPPRLQPDVTTGREGGYPGICCQTKESVNVAEHYGDEQEPYPAVEPNTEGATSAWNQCTSPTASCKTKSWKYKAHSYADTSVTSKSNRRVLLRATDVIQISSPPLPSFSMP